From a single Nostoc sp. MS1 genomic region:
- a CDS encoding Txe/YoeB family addiction module toxin, translating into MSRKLVWTDEAWSDYLYWQEQDKKTLKRINKLIEATMRLPFEGIGKPEALKENLASFWSRRIDDTNRLVYAVDDQYLTIIACRYHYSD; encoded by the coding sequence ATGAGTAGAAAGTTAGTATGGACAGATGAGGCTTGGAGCGATTATTTATATTGGCAAGAGCAAGACAAGAAAACATTAAAACGAATTAACAAGCTGATTGAGGCGACAATGCGACTACCGTTTGAGGGGATAGGTAAGCCAGAAGCCTTGAAAGAAAACCTAGCTAGCTTTTGGTCGCGGCGCATTGATGATACTAATCGGTTAGTTTATGCGGTGGATGATCAGTACTTAACGATTATTGCTTGCCGTTACCACTATTCTGATTGA
- a CDS encoding type II toxin-antitoxin system Phd/YefM family antitoxin, with protein MKVVSFSEARNNLKAVLDQVVEDADYTIITRRDAEDAVVMSLELFNSLLETVHLLKSPANAAHLERSITQFKQGKVVERKLLDE; from the coding sequence ATGAAAGTTGTCTCTTTTAGCGAAGCGAGAAATAACCTCAAGGCTGTTTTAGACCAAGTGGTGGAAGATGCAGACTATACCATCATTACTAGACGGGATGCGGAGGATGCTGTTGTGATGTCGCTAGAGTTATTTAATAGTTTGCTGGAGACTGTTCATTTACTCAAGTCACCCGCTAATGCTGCTCATTTGGAGCGTTCTATTACTCAGTTTAAGCAGGGGAAAGTGGTGGAGCGCAAATTGTTAGATGAGTAG